One Pseudomonadota bacterium DNA window includes the following coding sequences:
- the rpiB gene encoding ribose 5-phosphate isomerase B, translating to MKVAVGCDHGGYSVKASILSLLKEMGHVVLDHGCDSEASVNYPDFARLVCSSVEGGEADRGILICGTGIGMSMAANRSPAIRGALCHEIFTARMSREHNNANVLCLGARVVGPGLILEIVRAWMVTEFSGGRHLGRISMFSNDCAC from the coding sequence GTGAAAGTAGCTGTCGGATGTGATCATGGCGGATATTCAGTAAAGGCTTCGATCCTCTCGCTTCTTAAAGAGATGGGTCACGTGGTTCTTGATCATGGATGTGATTCCGAAGCTTCTGTCAACTATCCGGATTTTGCCAGGCTGGTCTGCAGTTCTGTGGAAGGCGGTGAGGCCGACCGGGGGATTCTGATCTGCGGGACCGGGATCGGCATGTCGATGGCTGCGAACCGTTCGCCCGCCATCCGCGGTGCCCTCTGCCATGAAATTTTTACCGCCAGAATGAGCCGTGAGCACAACAACGCCAATGTTCTCTGTCTTGGGGCGAGGGTTGTGGGACCCGGTTTGATTCTCGAGATTGTCAGAGCCTGGATGGTGACGGAATTTTCCGGCGGCAGACATCTAGGCCGGATATCGATGTTTTCCAATGATTGTGCCTGTTAA
- a CDS encoding serine hydroxymethyltransferase — protein MSYLKEKDPQIYRSIKHELDRQSYQLELIASENIVSEAVLEAQGSIFTNKYAEGYPGKRYYGGCDYADQVESLAISRALALFGAEYANVQPHSGSQANMAVYFSTLKPGDKVLGMDLAHGGHLTHGSSVNFSGQLYDFISYGVDRETERIDMAEVERLAEEHRPKMIVAGASAYPRVIDFAGFRKIADKVGAYFMVDMAHIAGLVAAGVHPSPVPHADFVTTTTHKTMRGPRGGLILAKEEFGKSLNSKIFPGIQGGPLVHVIAAKAVSFLEALNDDFKVYQNQVVKNAQALAESLVKSGFRIVSGGTDNHLLLVDLASKSITGKDGEEALERAGLTVNKNAVPFDSQPRFVTGGIRIGTPAVTTRGLKVPEMEMIGSWINRALANIGDPQLLETIRLEVRALCEKFPLYPDMERGER, from the coding sequence GTGTCTTACCTGAAAGAAAAAGATCCGCAGATATATCGCTCCATCAAGCATGAGCTCGACCGGCAGTCGTATCAGCTCGAACTGATTGCCTCGGAAAATATTGTCAGCGAAGCGGTCCTTGAGGCCCAGGGTTCCATCTTCACCAATAAATACGCCGAGGGGTATCCAGGAAAACGTTATTATGGCGGCTGTGACTATGCCGATCAGGTCGAGTCCCTCGCGATCAGCAGGGCGCTCGCGTTGTTCGGAGCAGAATATGCCAACGTCCAGCCCCATTCCGGCAGTCAGGCCAACATGGCAGTCTATTTTTCCACCCTGAAACCCGGTGACAAGGTTCTGGGTATGGATCTGGCTCACGGCGGGCACCTCACTCACGGCAGTTCGGTCAATTTTTCAGGCCAGCTGTATGATTTCATTTCCTACGGGGTGGATCGGGAAACCGAGCGGATTGATATGGCGGAGGTTGAAAGGCTCGCCGAAGAGCATCGTCCGAAAATGATCGTGGCCGGCGCCAGCGCCTATCCCAGAGTAATCGACTTCGCCGGTTTCCGGAAGATTGCCGACAAGGTCGGGGCCTATTTTATGGTTGATATGGCCCACATCGCCGGATTGGTTGCCGCCGGTGTTCACCCGAGCCCTGTCCCGCATGCTGATTTCGTGACCACGACGACCCACAAAACGATGAGAGGCCCTCGTGGCGGGCTAATCCTGGCCAAAGAGGAGTTCGGCAAGAGCCTGAACAGCAAGATCTTTCCCGGCATCCAGGGAGGGCCGCTCGTTCACGTGATTGCTGCCAAGGCGGTCAGTTTCCTTGAGGCCTTGAATGATGATTTCAAGGTGTACCAGAATCAGGTGGTGAAGAATGCTCAAGCCCTGGCAGAGAGTCTTGTCAAGTCAGGATTCAGAATAGTTTCCGGCGGCACCGACAACCACCTGCTGCTGGTTGATCTGGCCAGCAAGTCAATCACCGGCAAGGATGGCGAGGAGGCTCTTGAACGGGCCGGACTTACAGTCAACAAGAATGCGGTGCCCTTTGACAGTCAGCCCCGTTTTGTGACCGGAGGGATCAGGATCGGCACTCCGGCGGTAACGACCCGGGGGTTGAAGGTGCCCGAGATGGAAATGATCGGTTCCTGGATCAACCGGGCTCTGGCAAATATCGGTGACCCGCAACTCCTGGAGACGATCCGTCTTGAGGTCCGTGCGCTGTGTGAAAAATTTCCGCTGTATCCCGATATGGAACGAGGGGAGCGCTGA
- a CDS encoding riboflavin synthase has protein sequence MFTGIIQGKGKVFEKKPSGGGMVFGLEADFDLSDPEEGESIAVNGVCLTARNISGRRFLADVSPESLKRTNLGRIGVGGSVNLERALRLSDRLGGHLVSGHVDSPAKVVSRKPLGEYVLFSFEVPLGLGRYMIEKGSITIDGISLTVNECDDQVFSVSIIPHTLQVTTLGDLGKGDVVNIEVDLIGKYVEKLLSVKPQGGAGQGSKINEAFLAEHGFIK, from the coding sequence ATGTTCACCGGAATCATTCAGGGCAAGGGCAAAGTTTTTGAAAAGAAACCGTCCGGCGGGGGTATGGTATTCGGATTGGAAGCCGATTTCGATCTTTCTGATCCTGAAGAAGGCGAATCAATCGCCGTGAACGGGGTCTGTCTGACCGCAAGGAACATCAGCGGCAGACGGTTTCTGGCCGATGTCTCCCCGGAAAGCCTGAAGAGAACGAATCTTGGCCGGATTGGGGTTGGCGGCTCCGTCAATCTGGAGAGGGCGTTACGACTCTCCGACCGGTTGGGCGGGCATCTGGTGAGTGGCCATGTCGATTCGCCGGCGAAGGTAGTTTCCCGAAAGCCCCTGGGCGAGTATGTTCTTTTTTCATTTGAAGTTCCCCTGGGACTCGGGCGTTACATGATCGAAAAGGGATCGATCACCATCGACGGCATCAGCCTGACGGTGAACGAGTGCGACGATCAGGTTTTTTCCGTTTCGATTATCCCGCATACCCTGCAGGTCACAACTTTGGGTGATCTCGGGAAGGGGGATGTGGTCAATATTGAAGTGGATCTGATCGGTAAATATGTGGAAAAACTTCTCTCCGTGAAGCCGCAAGGCGGGGCTGGGCAGGGGTCGAAAATCAACGAGGCCTTTCTGGCGGAACACGGTTTCATAAAGTAA
- the ribD gene encoding bifunctional diaminohydroxyphosphoribosylaminopyrimidine deaminase/5-amino-6-(5-phosphoribosylamino)uracil reductase RibD: MMSSVDRDRRFMKLALIEARKGLGRTSPNPVVGAVVVRDDQVVAKGYHRRAGAPHAEAEALSKAGAAARGGTVYVTLEPCNHHGRTPPCTEKIIECGIRRVVVGMRDPNPLVAGGGNDYLAGRGIEVVSGVLEEDCLALNKPFLKHVQTGLPWVTMKAGVSIDGRIAARTGHSQWISGESARRRVHRLRDMYDAILVGSGTVLADNPSLTTRLPFGKGRDPLRVVLDSNLRTPPDAVLLTQKSDARTWIFCRDGADAGKKKCLEAAGAVVRQVKTDGDGFLALPDILLELGRQNVNSLLVEGGGRVHASFLKQRLYDQACLFVAPLFIGSEGLPVVGALGLDTVDQGVRFTTTRVRRLGEDVMIEGLF, encoded by the coding sequence ATGATGTCATCCGTTGACCGGGACCGCCGGTTTATGAAACTCGCCCTGATTGAAGCCCGAAAGGGGCTTGGCAGAACCTCTCCCAATCCGGTGGTTGGTGCCGTGGTGGTCCGGGATGATCAGGTGGTGGCCAAAGGGTATCACCGGCGGGCCGGTGCGCCGCATGCCGAGGCAGAAGCCTTGAGCAAAGCCGGAGCGGCGGCCAGGGGGGGTACGGTATACGTAACTCTGGAACCCTGCAATCACCATGGGCGTACCCCGCCCTGCACCGAGAAAATCATCGAGTGTGGCATCCGTCGGGTGGTCGTCGGTATGAGAGACCCGAACCCCCTTGTCGCTGGAGGTGGTAATGATTATCTTGCGGGCCGGGGAATTGAAGTCGTCTCCGGAGTTCTTGAGGAGGACTGTCTGGCTCTGAACAAACCCTTTCTGAAGCATGTTCAAACCGGGCTTCCCTGGGTAACCATGAAAGCAGGGGTCTCGATTGACGGTAGAATTGCCGCCCGAACCGGTCACAGTCAGTGGATCAGCGGCGAGAGTGCACGCCGCAGGGTCCATCGGCTCCGGGATATGTATGATGCCATCCTGGTTGGCTCGGGCACCGTCCTTGCCGATAACCCGTCGTTGACCACCCGGCTTCCTTTCGGAAAGGGGCGGGACCCGTTGCGGGTGGTGCTGGACAGTAATCTGAGGACGCCGCCCGATGCGGTGCTGTTGACTCAGAAATCCGACGCCCGAACCTGGATTTTCTGTCGGGATGGGGCTGATGCCGGAAAAAAGAAGTGCCTTGAAGCGGCAGGCGCCGTGGTCAGGCAAGTCAAAACCGATGGCGATGGTTTTCTGGCCCTCCCCGATATTCTTCTGGAACTGGGCAGACAGAATGTGAACAGCCTCCTGGTGGAGGGAGGCGGCAGGGTCCATGCCTCTTTTTTAAAGCAGCGTCTCTATGATCAGGCCTGCCTCTTTGTGGCGCCGCTTTTTATCGGTTCCGAAGGGTTGCCGGTGGTCGGCGCACTTGGCCTTGATACCGTCGACCAAGGGGTGCGCTTTACGACCACGCGGGTCAGGAGGCTGGGAGAAGATGTCATGATTGAGGGGCTTTTTTAA
- a CDS encoding cytidine/deoxycytidylate deaminase family protein — translation MSDPRPSWHEYFMSITELVAQRSTCTRRYVGAILVRDKHIIATGYNGAPTRISHCLDVGCLREERGIPSGQRHELCRGLHAEQNAIIQAAIHGTSIAGSTLYCTNMPCSICSKMIINSKITEVYYREGYADELSAALMAEAGIPLHQIG, via the coding sequence GTGAGCGATCCGAGACCCTCGTGGCATGAGTATTTCATGTCGATTACCGAGCTTGTTGCCCAGCGTTCGACCTGTACGCGGCGATATGTCGGGGCAATTCTCGTTCGGGACAAGCATATCATTGCTACGGGTTACAACGGCGCCCCGACCAGAATCAGCCATTGCCTTGATGTGGGATGTCTGCGCGAGGAGCGAGGCATTCCTTCCGGCCAGCGCCACGAGTTGTGCCGGGGGCTGCATGCCGAACAGAACGCCATTATCCAGGCGGCAATCCACGGGACAAGTATTGCCGGGTCTACTCTCTACTGCACGAACATGCCCTGCTCAATCTGCAGCAAGATGATCATCAACTCAAAGATTACCGAGGTGTATTACCGGGAAGGGTATGCGGATGAGTTGTCAGCGGCCCTGATGGCTGAGGCCGGCATTCCGCTTCATCAAATCGGCTGA
- the nrdR gene encoding transcriptional regulator NrdR, whose product MKCPYCGHLENRVVDSRLNKEYTITRRRRSCESCERRFTTYERLEVTMPMLVKKDGRRESWDRQKVVSGLKKACEKRPVSMSQIEEFVDSLEIKLQDMGEREIPVKMVGEMVMAGLQNLDEVAYVRFASVYRQFKDLNEFMNELKSMLDSGKK is encoded by the coding sequence ATGAAGTGCCCTTATTGCGGTCATCTTGAGAATCGGGTTGTTGATTCCAGGCTCAACAAGGAATATACCATTACCCGCCGCCGCCGTTCCTGTGAATCCTGTGAGAGGCGTTTTACAACCTACGAGCGACTTGAAGTGACTATGCCCATGCTGGTCAAGAAGGATGGGCGGCGAGAATCCTGGGACAGGCAGAAGGTTGTTTCAGGTCTGAAAAAGGCCTGTGAAAAGAGGCCGGTCAGCATGTCCCAGATTGAGGAGTTTGTTGATTCCCTGGAGATCAAGCTCCAGGATATGGGGGAGCGGGAGATTCCGGTCAAGATGGTTGGCGAGATGGTTATGGCCGGGCTGCAGAATCTCGATGAAGTGGCGTATGTTCGATTTGCTTCAGTTTACCGGCAGTTCAAGGACCTCAACGAGTTCATGAACGAACTCAAATCAATGCTGGACTCTGGAAAGAAATAA